AGAAGAACAAGAAGAAAACACTAAAAATATATAAGGAATGGGAGCAATATAATGAAAGTTTATGCTATCAACGGGAGTCCAAGAAAGAATAAAAATACAGCTACATTACTTCAAAAAGCTTTAGATGGAGTAAAAGAAGCTGCAAAAGACAAAGAAGTTGAAACTGAAATCATTAATTTATATGATTTAAACTATACTGGGTGTAAAAGTTGCTTTGCCTGCAAAAGACTTGGAAGTAAAAGTTATGGGAAATGTGCTATAAAAGACGATATTTACGAAGTTTTAGAAAAGGTATCTCAAGCTGATGGGCTAATTTTTGGTTCTCCAATATATTTTAGTAATATAACAGGTCAATTATTGACATTTCTAGAAAGACTATTATTCCCTTATTTGGTGTATGATAAGAATTATTCTACAATTCCACCAAAGAAGATGCCAACAGCATTCATTTATACAATGAATGTTTCAGAAAATCTTATGGAACAAGTTGGTTATCCAGAAGCCTTTAATAAAATTGAATATACTATTGAACGCACATTTGCAAAACCATTAGTTATGTATTCTAATGATACTTACCAATTTGATGATTACTCAAAATATGAATCTAGTGCCTTTTCCGAAGAAGCAAAAGCAGCACATAGAAAAATTCAATTTACTTTAGATTGTCAAAAAGCATTCGAACTAGGTGCAAATTTA
The nucleotide sequence above comes from Desulfosporosinus sp. Sb-LF. Encoded proteins:
- a CDS encoding flavodoxin family protein, with product MKVYAINGSPRKNKNTATLLQKALDGVKEAAKDKEVETEIINLYDLNYTGCKSCFACKRLGSKSYGKCAIKDDIYEVLEKVSQADGLIFGSPIYFSNITGQLLTFLERLLFPYLVYDKNYSTIPPKKMPTAFIYTMNVSENLMEQVGYPEAFNKIEYTIERTFAKPLVMYSNDTYQFDDYSKYESSAFSEEAKAAHRKIQFTLDCQKAFELGANLIK